From the Bombus vancouverensis nearcticus chromosome 3, iyBomVanc1_principal, whole genome shotgun sequence genome, one window contains:
- the LOC117153971 gene encoding cytochrome c oxidase subunit 5B, mitochondrial, whose protein sequence is MAWLCSRTIFQTCRRQFYRDAVRYTKEKKDTFPDPLELATGLEKRELLAAAAGDFDPYHMKAIEILRDSTKENPNLVPSAFKSRVVGCLCEEDTAHVNWMWLHEGQPRRCECGHWFKLTEVAPLG, encoded by the exons ATGGCATGGTTATGTAGTCGTACTATTTTTCAAACATGTCGACGACAATTTTACCGCGATGCTGTGAGATatacaaaagagaagaaagaca CTTTTCCCGATCCGCTAGAACTAGCCACGGGTTTGGAAAAACGTGAGTTGCTTGCTGCTGCCGCTGGCGATTTT GATCCATATCATATGAAGGCCATAGAAATATTGCGTGATAGCACAAAGGAGAATCCAAATTTAGTACCAAGTGCATTCAAAAGTCGTGTTGTTGGTTGCCTTTGCGAAGAAGATACTGCACACGTGAATTGGATGTGGTTGCATGAAGGTCAACCACGCCGCTGTGAATGTGGTCATTGGTTTAAACTGACTGAAGTTGCTCCTTTAGGATAA
- the LOC117154057 gene encoding cyclin-dependent kinases regulatory subunit: protein MPADQIQYSEKYNDDKYEYRHVILPVDLARHVPKTHLMSETEWRNLGVQQSPGWVHYMMHVPEPHVLLFRRPRTDVLTNTRNTSFQREYQSVYCV, encoded by the exons ATGCCAGCTGATCAAATACAATACTCTGAAAAATACAACGatgataaatatgaatatag GCATGTTATTTTGCCAGTTGATTTAGCAAGACATGTTCCAAAAACTCATCTTATGTCAGAAACAGAATGGAGAAATTTAGGAGTTCAACAAAGTCCAGGCTGGGTACATTACATGATGCATGTACCAG AACCACATGTACTACTGTTTCGTAGACCACGAACTGATGTTTTAACAAATACAAGAAACACCTCTTTTCAAAGGGAATATCAAAGTGTATATTGTgtttaa
- the LOC117154056 gene encoding uncharacterized protein LOC117154056, translating into MQDLCPLCSKNGLKNKIKLLQINLQEAVWICEEEKCVWPFGYEDFVFCPRTVGKVWSCYWNDYKPTTPPRLKENLMTSSPSKLPLCFTPVIPTKHIPKEVINNLDMHPSENINATNNSSNIINSNTNFDDPHISVFKESSMISNINIEEKYNDTNTLNNETTVSNVHSNKLQSINDNIEDIKFENEWKNLLNEDIKEKNDISIENVKSMNTVKKAPKITSIEKTNIIISNMKIGNQIPNVKLRNEESVHQKSKKKILDVESVDVTGSKLKPEVEELTNLEPSGNNENILKPNLNITTMEIDGLPPITLSFEIPLCSTAPETVIANTQLDSYKSNNTKPNSFEVKSTVVKRNISSGKMYEKFNFSAIKKKLESNSSSNTNNSKDNFSNVKTQIQKIENDSPEPKPISNESAICVSNELDKSYSSDMKIQVQQVKNDSPEIISNVSATCVQNQLDKSVTSLSNQETIESDTAAVNASVNIDTVLEELICNDYSISENINDDWIESLLI; encoded by the exons ATGCAAGATTTATGTCCATTGTGTTCGAAAAATGGTcttaagaataaaataaaattattgcaaattAATTTACAAGAGGCTGTGTGGATATGTGAAGAAGAAAAG TGTGTATGGCCTTTTGGATATGAAGATTTTGTATTTTGTCCGAGAACAGTAGGAAAAGTCTGGTCTTGTTATTGGAATGATTATAAGCCAACAACACCACCAAGATTAAAAGAAAATCTTATGACATCAAGTCCTTCAAAGCTACCATTATGTTTTACACCTGTAATACCTACCAAACATATACCAAAAGAAGTTATCAATAATTTAGATATGCATCCTTCAGAGAATATTAATGCTacaaataacagttcaaatataATAAACTCAAATACTAATTTTGATGATCCACATATTTCTGTTTTTAAAGAATCAAGTATGATATCAAACATTAATATTGAAGAAAAATACAACGATACTAATACTTTAAATAATGAAACTACTGTAAGTAATGTACATAGCAATAAATTACAATCGATTAATGATAATATAGAAGATATAAAATTTGAGAATGAAtggaaaaatttattaaatgaagatattaaagaaaaaaatgatatttccaTAGAAAATGTTAAAAGTATGAATACTGTCAAAAAGGCACCAAAAATAACAAGTATtgaaaaaacaaatattattatttctaatatgaAAATAGGAAATCAGATCCCTAATGTTAAGTTAAGAAATGAAGAATCTGTTCATCAAAAatcaaagaagaaaattttagatGTTGAATCTGTAGATGTTACAGGATCTAAATTGAAACCAGAAGTTGAAGAATTAACAAATTTAGAACCAAGtggaaataatgaaaatatattaaaacctaatttaaatataactaCAATGGAAATAGATGGTTTACCACCTATCACATTGTCATTTGAAATTCCACTATGTTCTACAGCTCCTGAAACAGTAATAGCTAATACACAACTAGAtagttataaaagtaataatacAAAACCAAACAGTTTCGAAGTGAAAAGTACAGTTGTAAAACGGAATATAAGTAGTGGTAAAATGTATGAGAAATTCAATTTTAGTGCAATTAAGAAAAAGCTGGAATCAAATAGTTCCAGCAATACTAATAATAGCAAAGATAATTTTTCTAATGTGAAGACACAAATTCAAAAGATAGAAAATGATTCACCAGAACCAAAACCAATTTCAAATGAAAGTGCTATTTGTGTATCGAATGAACTTGATAAGTCTTATTCTTCAGATATGAAGATACAAGTTCAACAAGTAAAAAATGATTCACCAGAAATAATTTCAAATGTGAGTGCTACTTGCGTACAAAATCAACTTGATAAATCTGTAACGTCCTTATCAAATCAGGAAACTATAGAATCTGATACTGCAGCAGTCAATGCTAGTGTAAATATAGATACTGTTTTGGAAGAGCTTATATGTAATGATTATAGtatttctgaaaatataaaCGATGACTGGATAGAATCTCTATTGATCTAG
- the LOC117154046 gene encoding PSME3-interacting protein produces MSSGFISEAEIAEQRRIRQEEWERVRTADQPLEAPEETYDTRSLYERLQEQKNKRDAEYEEAHKLKNMIKGLDDDEVEFLDLVDRTKLEEERKKNLEEEKEMRDFKAAVASLQEKSLNEKLKQELKNPQIVNKNISSGSRTSQLKLLAGVVVKRPEKQKEDLARGVKRKSSDESKDTSKKEDCELNEQIIAECEPAFKTDTLEHKNITNEIGMKCIGILPGLGTYEDSSDSECSSDTDQDPEPNHSKYDLLGRKIKILKDKEKS; encoded by the exons ATGAGTTCAGGATTTATATCAGAAGCTGAAATTGCAGAACAGCGAAGAATACGACAAGAAGAATGGGAACGTGTACGAACTGCAGACCAACCATTAG AAGCTCCAGAAGAAACATATGATACAAGATCTTTATATGAACGATTACAAgaacaaaaaaataaaagagatgCAGAATATGAGGAAGCACATAAGTTGA AAAATATGATAAAAGGTTTAGATGATGATGAAGTAGAATTTTTGGATTTGGTGGATAGAACAAAATTAGAAGAAGAGCGTAAAAAAAatcttgaagaagaaaaagaaatgcgAGATTTCAAAGCTGCTGTTGCTTCATTACAAGAAAAATccttaaatgaaaaattaaaacaagaattaaaaaatcctcaaattgtaaataaaaatatttcttctggAAG TCGTACTtcgcaattaaaattattagctGGTGTTGTAGTTAAACGTCCTGAAAAACAAAAAgaag ATCTTGCACGGGGTGTTAAAAGAAAATCATCTGATGAAAGCAAAGACACATCAAAGAAAGAAGATTGTGAACTAAATGAACAAATAATAGCTGAATGCGAACCCGCATTCAAAACTGATACTTTAgaacataaaaatataacaaatgaaATTGGCATGAAGTGTATTGGAATTTTGCCTGGCCTTGGCACTTACGAAGATTCTAGTGATAGTGAATGTAGTTCAGATACAGATCAAGATCCGGAACCAAATCATTCCAAATACGATCTATTAggtcgaaaaataaaaattttgaaagataaagaaaaaagCTGA
- the RpS7 gene encoding ribosomal protein S7 has protein sequence MFTANAKIIKSGGAEPDAFEASISQALLELEMNSDLKSQLRELYITKAREIETNNKKCIIIYVPMPKLKAFQKIQTRLVRELEKKFSGKHVMFVGERKILPKPTRKTRTKNKQKRPRSRTLTAVYDALLEDLVYPVEIVGKRIRIKLDGTQLIKVHLDKNEQTNIEHKVDTFAAVYKKLTGRDVTFEFPETYV, from the exons atgTTCACAGCAAAcgctaaaataataaaaagtggCGGGGCCGAACCTGATGCGTTCGAAGCCAGCATTTCCCAAGCTCTGCTGGAACTGGAAATGAATAGTGATTTAAAATCGCAATTAAGAGAACTTTATATCACTAAAGCACGTGAAATAGAAACTAATAATAAAAAG tgcattattatatatgtacctATGCCAAAGTTGAAGGCATTTCAAAAAATCCAAACGAGACTTGTACGTGAACTAGAAAAGAAATTTTCTGGAAAGCATGTGATGTTTGTTGGAGAACGTAAAATTTTGCCCAAACCAACAAGAAAAACACGTACTAAGAATAAGCAAAAGAGACCTAGAAg CCGTACCTTAACTGCAGTGTATGATGCATTATTAGAGGATTTAGTGTACCCTGTAGAGATTGTTGGAAAACGCATCAGAATTAAACTTGATGGAACACAGCTTATTAAAGTTCATTTAGATAAAAATGAGCAAACAAACATTGAACACAAG GTTGATACTTTTGCTGCTGTCTATAAGAAACTAACAGGCCGGGATGTAACATTTGAATTCCCAGAAACTTATGTATGA
- the l(3)87Df gene encoding cytochrome c oxidase assembly factor COX20 lethal (3) 87Df: MENERAAYHYEEGKEKKMPFTIFGEPIIKTHCQRNAMISAISGGMVGGLIAFLFTSNPRMSTRIGVITYGVIGITGALYCTYDEIQSRRERREFRKLMYMETRKHQIKDTNSDDNVSNPKLESI, encoded by the coding sequence ATGGAAAATGAAAGAGCTGCATATCATtatgaagaaggaaaagaaaaaaagatgccCTTTACCATCTTTGGTGAACCAATAATTAAAACACATTGTCAAAGAAATGCTATGATATCTGCGATTTCTGGTGGCATGGTTGGTGGTTTAATAGCATTTTTGTTTACTAGTAATCCAAGAATGTCTACACGAATAGGAGTAATTACTTATGGTGTAATAGGAATTACTGGTGCACTTTATTGTACATACGATGAAATACAAtcaagaagagaaagaagagaatttAGGAAACTTATGTATATGGAAACTCGTAAACACCAAATCAAGGATACAAACTCAGATGATAATGTATCAAATCCAAAACTTGAAAGTATTTAA